A section of the Nerophis ophidion isolate RoL-2023_Sa linkage group LG16, RoL_Noph_v1.0, whole genome shotgun sequence genome encodes:
- the LOC133569958 gene encoding bcl-2-like protein 1, whose amino-acid sequence MYPNRELVEFYVKYKLAQRNYPSPLLMSKKRESSKAPEVAESSASAPDEASGDHPQTASCPHGDMELVKAALQSSVDRFELLFAQRFSNLDSYIDIIYDATYGSFKMTMDQVFQDGINWGRIVGLFAFGGIISVKCAERGLSDLVPYIVDWMTNYLDEHISTWIQSHGGWDYFAEIFLDSSAADVGKQSEKSLSPWMLAGGTVLTGALVGMLVWRLK is encoded by the exons ATGTACCCCAACAGAGAGCTGGTGGAGTTTTATGTCAAGTACAAACTGGCACAGAGGAACTACCCGTCGCCTCTGCTGATGTCTAAGAAGAGGGAGAGCTCCAAGGCCCCTGAAGTGGCTGAAAGCAGTGCGTCGGCCCCGGACGAGGCGAGCGGCGACCACCCGCAGACGGCGTCGTGCCCGCATGGCGACATGGAGCTGGTGAAGGCAGCACTGCAGTCCTCGGTGGACAGGTTTGAGCTGCTCTTTGCTCAAAGGTTCAGTAACCTCGACTCGTACATCGACATCATTTATGACGCCACCTATGGAAGCTTTAAGATGACCATGGACCAGGTGTTCCAGGATGGTATTAACTGGGGGCGCATAGTTGGCCTCTTTGCCTTCGGGGGCATCATTTCTGTGAAATGTGCAGAGAGAGGCCTGAGTGACTTGGTGCCCTACATCGTGGACTGGATGACCAACTACCTGGACGAGCACATCAGCACTTGGATACAGAGCCATGGCGGCTGG GACTACTTCGCCGAGATTTTCCTGGACAGTTCTGCAGCCGACGTGGGAAAGCAATCGGAGAAGAGTTTAAGCCCCTGGATGCTGGCTGGAGGAACTGTGCTGACAGGAGCGTTGGTCGGCATGCTGGTGTGGAGGctcaagtga